The following is a genomic window from Acidimicrobiia bacterium.
GGCGGTCGCGTTCTGGATGGGCGCGCTCACGCAGCTCGCGATCGCCACCGTCGCCACCGGCGGCTGGCGGACCCTCGCTCTCGTCGGCGCTGTCGCGGGCATCGGCGCGGGCCTGGGCACCCTTGTCTGGCCCGACGCCACGCTGCTCGTGGTCGCCCTGTTCATTGCCTGGTACCTGCTCATCAGCGGGATCTTCGAAGTCTTCTACGCGCTGTCGAACAACGCCGTGCGCGGCTGGTGGTTGGGCCTGGTCAGCGGGCTCGTGAGCATCGCGCTTGGGGCGTGGGCGATCGGCAACCCCGACCGCTCCGT
Proteins encoded in this region:
- a CDS encoding DUF308 domain-containing protein, whose amino-acid sequence is MSVTASREEMERTAKEVRGRLWWTFLITGILWLLLGFVVLSFRPASVSITVVLVAVAFWMGALTQLAIATVATGGWRTLALVGAVAGIGAGLGTLVWPDATLLVVALFIAWYLLISGIFEVFYALSNNAVRGWWLGLVSGLVSIALGAWAIGNPDRSVILLISIIGVWAVFRGVSNLMAAGHFRQLNQELPRP